The sequence GTTCTGAGCTTGTGCAAATGAAAGAGTCTCGTTGAGTTTGGGCAGAAGTTTAGAAAGTGTCACTGGTCTGATATTTATTGGGTGGAAAAGAGACAGGTGTCCGCCCATTTCTTGGAAAAGCACTGCAAACGTGTTTtggttttttgggggggtttttTGCAATTAAGCAGAATTTTGGTAATTAAGTTGCAGTTTTTACTCTTTTAAGACCCTGTCCTTTGGAAATTTAGATTTTACTACATTACTACATTGTCTCAGAACATatacagttaaagggttagttcacccaaaaaatgaaaattctgtcatttattactcaccctcctgttgttccacacctgtaagacctttgttcatctttaagatatttttgatgaaatccaagaggtatatgtctcgtccatagacagcaatataatcaccactttcaaggtccagaacggtagtaaaaacattaaaacagtcgacgtgactgcagtggttcaaccttcattttatgaagtgacgagaatactttttgtgtgcaagaacaaaacaaaaataacgactttattcaacaatctcttctctaccctgtcattatccttatgcAGCTGACACAGTAAGCATACCCTGCAAACCTGCCCCTGCGGAGCCCATGCTGGCTTTTTGCGGGCACAGTGGGCTAGGGCCAGCCCACACCAAACCTAAACAGACCCAGTGCGGGCTTGCCCAGGTGAGGCCCACAGCTTTAGGCTCACTGCAGGCTCTCTGTGAGCAGTCCACACTAGCGGACTGCCCACATTAAGCCCATGATGGCCCAGTGTGAGCCAGCCTGTTTGGGCCCAGAGCAACTTTTGTACCTTTGGGCCCATGCAGGTTTTGTGTAGGCAGCCCACTTTCGTTTCCCATGCTCTGTTTGGCTGtatttttatacagtattttctgttttcgtaaattacatacaaatgtatgtaaaattacaaaaataatctgtaattaatacaataacaaaacagttaGATGATAAAATGGTCAAATGACTGGCAGTAAAGTAAaatctccttatttaaataagctgaaaacactgtcacatgaccagcagcaacagaacattaaacgCTAACAGATCTGTCTAGTCTTTACTTATTACAATCCAGTTTGactatttctttcatacaaaacttttagatgttgatgttttattgaaaatagtCAATTTTGAAGTCACCAGGttagcgtttgctttagttgcgctcttgacccttgacttttcaGCATCAGTTGTTCTCTGACTGCTATAACTGAAGCACATTTGTTTaagcaaaaaacaaatgtgGGTCCGGTGAGGGATTCCTGGGGGCTAAGTGAGGGCTGCCCATGCAGGGCCAGTGCTAAGGAGCCAACGTTTTGCCAATGAGCAAATTCTCAGGGGCCCTGTGCTGGCAGCCTGCTGGGGGCCCGTAAAGGGCTAGTGCAGGCTTGTTTGCAGGGTAGTTAGGAACTGATTCACTAATACCAACACATTCACCAAGggacattttataaatgaatgaCAAAATCTGACCTCAAAGGACTGAAGGCAGCTTGTTTTGAGCAGCTGTAGAATTGATGTTAGATAATAGAATTGACACATATGAACATTTGCATTTGTCTTGGATAATGACGCTTTTGGAAAACGTCCTCTAGAGATTAAGTAGAACTTGCTTGCTACTAACATTCTACTTAGCACTTCTGCAGATCTGACCATGTGGTGGTGCTGTGTCAGTTTGTCCTGCATAGTAAACAGGCAAACAATCCGTTTCAATGGCCTCACAAGCAATAATCACATGCACAATCTCAAACTGAAGTTGAAATTTACACTCTCCAATTGTTGAATTGCTTTTAACAGTGAACACTAAGAACTTTTCCCTACTGATGCACATGTTATTTGTGTATCTGATGCCTTCTCCATTGCAGATTCTCATAATGCTTCTGGTGATGGAAGGATTGGTTTAAAGTTCTGCCACAAAGTCCCATTACTGCAAGATAATATCCCCAATAAGACAGCTGTGTCGTGTCGAAGTCAAGTAAAAGGATGTGTCTGATCATAAAAGTATGAAATGCGTTTTTATTCTGAGATTTCTGACAGGGAGTTGACCAGTTAGAAAAAAGGTTGATTTCAGGTTGAACATTGCTGGAAATGCTGTTATTCCGTCCATCACTAAACACCAGAGTGATGAAAAGCAAGATGAGAACTGCTGATTTCATCCTTAAAACATATGAGGAACAGATGTTTACAGCTGCAAAGTTTAAATAGTTAATAAGATAATGATCACAAGCTAATTAATAACTTTTACAATATAATGAAGATGTATGCAGCAATAATGTGGTCAAGCTCATCAATAACATAAGTTTGCTCATTGTACCTTGGGTTTTAGGAACGATTGCTTCAAAGACTATGAgattcacctttatttatagcTTCATAAATGCCTAATGTCATGTTTTAGCCTGATGATGATTTTGACCAGCAAAACATGGAAAGGATTTGAATAGAGTTTGTGACAGATAATAttgaagctgctttgatacgTTCATTTTCAATGAAATTCAAAATGTGGAGAATTTGATTCCTGTTTAATTTGGCTCAAAGTAATTATTAGTTTAATAGTTAATTAGTGCTTAGAAATGGCCAGTGCTTGGCTGCTTAACATAAAATTTCTGTGCTGTAAttgcaaaacacagacatcttgATATGTTATTGTCCAAAATAATGTTTATCGCATACATCATAATACAGATGTGTCTGAATACATTGATTCCAGAGAAGTTGATTATAGCACTTGTTTAGGGTCTGCTTTTGGAGGCATACTTTCTACTTCAGtattttttgctgtgaaagaATAAACTGTGTGAAATTGTTTTAACAATTAAAACAATTCTCCTGCAAAGCATTTGTTTGACGTCAGCATTTCCTACAATATGCTATAAACAATATAGGTTTATtacaaatataggctatattacAATGTAATATAGGTTTGATCATTCAAACCTATACCTGTGCCGTTTTTGAGCTTGGGTCTTGTTGAATCTGAGCTGAAGTAGTGCCAGAGATGCTCAGTTGACTGTGATATTTATTGGGTTGAAAAGGGGCAGGTGTGAAAATGCATCACGAACACATTTTTTCAGTACAAGTGATACTGCCTCTAATAATAATGTAGATTGTTTAAAGGTAGCTGTGCATATCAAGCTGAAAAAGATCAGCTCTTCACACTTGGTCCATGTGGTTAACACTTGAATGTGTTTAACTAGCCAAACAGAGTTGATAAAGTGCATGTACAAAAATAGACGCAAGACAAAAACTGTTGTTTTAGCTAGAAGTTTCTATTGTTGCATGTGAAGTGATTGAGAACTGGGAAGTTTGCCAGAAgccaaaagaaagaaacagatCTCAGTTGAATGAGTAGAGAATCAATGTAATACAAATACAGAATCACTTGGAGTGAAGTTGTGCATTTCAGTTTGCAAATGACTCATTCAAGCTGGTTTTGTGAGTTcaaatgatttgttgaaaagATTTGACTCAAAAGAAAGATTTTAGTAAAGTTAAGTTGCTACCTATCTCCTAGGTTGTTGTAAGTCATATTTGTCCTCTGTAGCATTTTAACTTTCTTTTTAATGACtgttttttattgctttatcCTTTTTGTTTGTGTTATTAGCCACGTTGAGCACTTCGGGGTTACTGTGTAGTTTTGAATATGCAGTTTGAATGGAATGAAAAATGCATGTATGAATGTAAACATAAGAAGCTGTTATATGAGTGTTGGTGTGTGTAGCTTTTTGTGTGCTAAAATACGTTCTTGTATCCCAGCTTAACCATTAACTGTAAAAGCGAATGTAGCACTGATTGCTATTCATGAACCCTCAATATTGTGCTATTTAGCAAGATACTTTAAAGTGCTccaattatgctattttaaaggctcCTAATGTTGTTTTGAAGTCACTTACAATATGTTTACATGATCccaatgtaaaaaacaaaaaaaacaaaaacactttaatatccataatatccactgcagcatcacCTCATTTCTCAGAGTCTGAAAACAGTTTGTTTGAAGATTCAGTCTTTCTAAACTCCTCATTTCCAcaagcctgctctgctctgattggtcagatgacccagtctgttgtgattggtcgaccGTTTACAGCGCGTGTTGGAAAACAAAcacccattaccatatctgaatttaaACTCCGGAAGCTTCCTCGGCACTTGATACACAATGATATGAACAGTAACAATGGTGTCaacttttacattcacaaacagctgtatttcaCACGACACAGAGGGTAATACCGGTATTCGAAAAAGCATAATGGGGCACTTTGACCTTGAGTCAAGTCACtttgggccctatcatacaccagGCGCAATGTGGTGCCAGGCACGACACATTGCtagcaagtgttttttgctagtttcagcccgacatAATTatctgaaacctggtctaaagtcaatggtgcagGTTAATAATATGCGGCTATATGTGGGTGCACAACATGTATacactttgcttattacacacacacagggatgtgCAGCAGCTcacaaacaatattaaaaataaaaggattacaatgtaaaagattattattgtgtgcataaagataaaaatgctttggtggtaTCCGGCTTGGTATATCCGTATGTGGTCTTTTACTTCGCGCATGAGTAGATCCATTTCCTCACTAGAGAAGCATTCAGttctgccatgtaaatagcgaatctgcCATGGCGtgagcgcaactggcttttaaagggaatgggagatgagactctggttggtttattgcacgttatgcccaaaacacacccatgactcattaagagaatagagACAACTCTTTAAGGCCATGCGCCGAGCGCACCGACCATGTTAACCATCcgtaaactagcaaaagtggattcggacacaccCTAAGCGCGtttgcgccgtgcgctttagaccatgtgcttagattgttaaaatagggcccataaaattaaatgattgtTCGGCTATCTGTCTCTCTCAGGTAAGAGCTGCTTCTCCACCCTGTTTAAGTTTGAGGAGATGCAGGAGATTGTGAAGAACTTCACTGTGGTCCATGTCGATGCTCCAGGACAGGAAGAAGGCGCGGCCATTTATCCTGTTGGGTGCgtgatgtttatatatataaagtgtgAAAAATTAATATACCTGGCGTTTGACACCTGTCAAACCATCTTCAGATCCTCAGAAAGTGTTAGTGGTTTTACATCCTCTGTGTTTTATGCACATTGTGACTCAGTGTCTATTTTTATGCTTTCACATGTCCTCAGGCCACTGTGTCTCATGTTAGACGTGTTAACAGtcctaaaatgtttttatttcctCTGACAGATACCAGTACGCAACCATGGATCAGATCTCTGAGATGCTTCCTGCTGTCCTGCAGTACTTTAAGTGAGTCACAACAAGTCATTGCATGTTTAAATCTTCATTATTGACACCTGCAAATGACACATGATATACTTAACAACATGATTCAATGCATTACggctgattatttttttatctggTTTAGTTTCCGCACAATTATTGGTGTTGGAGTCGGAGCTGGTGCTTACATACTGTCCCGATTCACTGTGAGTGTCACGTCTAATGCCtgcattattactgatgtttcatttatttgatatgGAGTAAGTTTTGTTCGGTAATATACAGAAATGATGTTTTGCATTTCATTAATCAAAGAAATAATAAAGAGATTATTGAATATCAGAAAagcctttaaaataatattatggtCTCTTGGAGATCTATGCAAATTCCATGACTTATGAATATAGTAATTATTCAGATTCATGGtatagtatatatacagtacaagtACCATGAACATGATACGTCatcatataaatacacacaatacACATAAATATGGGATGAAATAGCAcagtattttaataaaattaaacaatttttttatcaACAGTTTTCAGTTAGGTGCCCAGAATTCTGAAATGAAAACTATTTGTAGGTGTCTATATagtttattgtcattttaacCTTTTTATTGCTTTCTGGCCAATAATGttaatatgttaaaataatttcaccatattttgtttttttggagttCAGTTTAACCCTTTGGTGAATGTTGTGCCACTTTTCTGGtatgttttgatttatttttgagTTTAGTTCAAATTTAGTTGCAAtattaatatgttaaaataaaacatatactgTATAACACAGGCAGATGCTGAAAGACTGAATGAAGCCCTCTgctggtcaaaaaaaaaaaaaaaaacatcacagactaagacattaaatattatttcactcTGTTTAAATAGACAGTAGAAAATACAGCTTTGTACACCAAGCTGTATCAAAGCTGGATAagcctttaaaaacatttaatctgTAGCTGGAGCCCtgaatgtgtgatttttttttttttttttttttttttacaaacccgattccaaaaaagatgggacactgtacaaattgtgaataaaaacagaatgcaatgatgtgaaagtttcaaatttcaatattttattcaaaatacaacatagatgacatatcaaatgtttaaactgagaaaatgtataattttaagggaaaaataagtttattttaaatttcatagcatcaacacatctcaaaaaagttgggacaaggccatgtttgccactgtgtggcatcccctcttctttttatagcAGTCTgtaaacatctggggactgaggagacaagttgctcaagtttaggaataggaatgttgtcccattcttgtctaatacaggcttctagttgctcaactgtcttaggtcttctttgccgcaacttcctctttatgatgcgccaaatgttttctatgggtgaaagatctggactgcaggctggccatttcagtacccggatccttcttctacgcagccatgatgttgtaattgatgcagtatgtggtctggcattgtcatgttggaaaatgcaaggtcttccctgaaagagacgacgtctggatgggagcatatgttgttctagaacttggatatacctttcagcattgatggtgcctttccagatttgtaagctgcccatgccacacacactcatgcaaccccataccatcagagatgcaggcttctgaactgagcgctgataacaacttgggttgtccttgtcctctttagtccggatgacatggcatccaagttttccaaaaagaacttcagattttgattcgtctgaccacagaacagttttccactttgccacagtccattttaaatgagccttggcccagagaaaacgcctgtgcttctggaccatgtttagatatggcatcttttttgacctatagagttttagccggcaacggcgaatggcacggtggattgtgttcaccaacaatgttttctggaagtattcctgagcccatgttgtgatttccattacagtagcattcctgtatgtgatgcagtgccgtctaagggcccgaagatcacaggcatccagtatggttttccggccttgacccttacgcacagagattgttccagattctttggatgatattatgcactgtagatgatgataacttctctttgcaatttttctctgagaaactcctttcttatattgctccactatttttcgccgcagcagaGAGGCTTTTTTTATActcaatcatgttgccaattgacctaataagttgcaaattggtcctccatccttatatgtacatttaacttttccagatcttattgctacctgtcccaacttttttggaatttgtagctctcatgaaatccaaaatgaaccAATATTTGGcttgacatttaaaaatgtctcactttcaacatttgatatgttatctatattctattgtgaataaaatataagtttatgagatttgtaaattattgcattccttttttattcacaatttgtacagtgtcccaacttttttggaatcgggtttgtatttttttttaattttttttttgtaaggtcTTGTCTGTGTGATAAtgtttttcttgtaattgtgcATGAACCTTCTGTAAATGCAAGACAAATTTCAGACTTTGTCTGTCGATAcattttatcatcatcatcatcagaaaattagaaacactaaaaataaaatcatcaacCAGCTTATCACAATGCATTAGTATTGCCTTATTAGCAAAGGAACCATGCACTGAAGCCTTAGATTTTGACCAGAAAGGAAGGCAGCATCTTTTTGCCAGTGTTTTGAACAGAAAAACTTCCTTCAAATTCTATGTAGATGTGGGGTTTGAAATGGAGCTGCAGCATCTTTACATTCACTGAACGCTGATTTACATctgctttttttctctctcacacacagttGTCAAACCCTGAAGCTGTGGAGGGACTCGTGTTAATCAATGTGGACACAAACGCACGAGGCTGGATGGACTGGGCTGCCCAGAAGGTCTGTCCGCTGCGTATGATGCCGCTGATTAATAATAATGGGAAATATGTACCTAAAAACTACTTGAACAGCTTGTGTTTCTTCTGCAGCTCTCCAATCTGACGTCTTCCCTCTCAGACCAAATCCTGAGTCACCTCTTCagtcaggtgtgtgtgtgtgtttgtgcttcaACAACAAGGACATTAGATTagactgagtgtgtgtgtgttctcatcTTATTCTTGCTGATATAGATGAATGTTTTGCACAATAAACCCAACAGAGGGAAGTATATTCATCCTCCTTATTATACAGATATTCTtatcaaattaataaatacatggacgcagggttattatagttaactgaaactaaaactaaaaccataaaagatttttttttgttgctttaaaggtgccatcgatttgaaaattgaatttacctcggcatagttgaataacaagagttcagtacatgtaaatgacataaagtgagtctcaaactccattgtttcctccttcttatataaatctcatttttttaaaagacctctgaggaacaggcgaatctcaacataacaccgactgttacataacagtcgggatcattaatatgtatgaccccaatatttgcatatgccagctcatgttcaaggcattacacaagggcaggacgtctgaatgtgcacagcagaatcatcagactaggtaagcaagcaagaacaatagtgaaaaatggcagatggagcgataataactgacatgatccatgataacatgatatttttagtgatatttgtaaattgtctttctaaatgttttgttagcatgttgctaatgtactgttaaatgaggttaaagttaccataggttattactgtattcacggagacaagagagccatcgctattttcattattaaacacttgcagtctgtataattcataaacacatcttcattctttataaatctctccaacagtgtagcattagccgttagccacggagcactatcaaactcattcagaatcaaatgtaaacatccaaataaataccatacttacgcgattagacatgctgcatgacgaacactttgtaaagatccattttgagggttttattagctgtgaactttgtttatgcagtgataaaGTAGAGAGcttgggagggggcggagagcgtgcgatataaaggggccgcagcatgaatcggcgcatttcttattattcctcaaaaaaatttaaaaacatctatggggtattttgagctgcaacttcacagacacattcaggggacaccttagacttatattacatcttgtaaaaaaacgtttgatggcacctttaaataaaatatatgttaactgaaataaaatataaaaacttgatgtacaaaaatatctaaaaatataaattaaaaaaaacttttaaaaatgccataaacgcaaaaaattactaaaactttaaaattaaaataagaaatggATATAAATGGAATATACAgaacataaaaattaaaatactcaaaatatgaataaaaaactataataatatctcagtgatgctaaaataacactgcatggatataaagtaatggtttaaaaaaataaataaatatttttccacAGAATGATGCAGTTGACCaatcatttaaatgtatgcatttaacagatgcttttatccaaagcgactcaCATTGCATCAATAATGCTgtatatattctatattttatttatttttgaacttATACATTCTCAGGGAATTGAACACATTGCTAGTGCCAGGTtatactgtttgagctacaggaatcaAAAAGTTTATCCAGGGAGATGTATGATCATTATGCTATCCATTATGAAGGTGTGTAAAACAGTGAAACACTGActttggtgtgtgtgttttcaggaaGAGTTGTCGGCAAACACAGAGCTCATTCAAACTCACAAAGAGAGAATCGCTAAAGCACCGAACCTCATCAACGTCGAACTCTTCTGGAAGAGCTACCTGGGGTAAAATCACCTGATTAACAGCACAGAATATGGAATTAATCACAACAATATGGTCATATTGTTAgcattaatatgaaatatttaatcacaaaaGACCAAACGTAtcttaatgttttatttcacttgaaaacacaaatataatcaacctttttcttttttttttaaaaatcagttaCACATCTGTCCACTGCATTAGAAGATGAGAACAGATGTGCCAAAGGGATATTATCAGCattgttgatttatttattattgtgtgtttttatttgctgtaaataaaaaaaaaatacaatgactTATAAAGTGGACGGTTATGTAGAATTATGAATAAGGGTCAAGGATTGTCAAACATGGTTGTATGAACACATCctgaatggtttaaaaaaaaaaagggttttaTTGATCAGACCACTGAAGCAGAtgatgacatatatatatatatatatatatatatatatatatatatatatatatatatatatatatatatatatatatatatatatatatatcaatgctGTGCATGTTTAATTTTGCATTAAAAGGTTTTTTATGTGATGTAAAATATGTGCAGCACCTTTCATATATGATATGCAACATGCATGTAATCAGCAATCAAGTTCACATGTGATACAAAGCAATGAAAGACAAATACAGTTTGGGTGCCTTTATAATCATCAATCAATTTTCTTTTTGCCCTACAGTCGCAGAGATCTGAGCATCGAAAGGAACAACACTTTCAAGTAAGAATGATGAAAAGCATACCCAGAATGCATCTGTCTCTTCCGTTTGTTCCGTCTGGTCACGTGTCTGTGTGTTTCAGATGTCCTGTGATGCTGGTGGTTGGTGATCAGGCTCCGTATGAGGAAGCAGCTGTAAGTCTTTATGCAAATAAACACCATTCATCCACAAATACCCATGATTTTTCTCACTGCACATCTGTTTCTGCCCACTAGGTGGAGTGCAACAGCAAACTAGATCCAACTACCACCTCATTCCTCAAGGTTTGGTCTTCACCTATGTTTTATGCATGATTTTGTTCTTTTAACAATGATAAAACAAAAAGGAGGcaaataaaatttatttgtgttgtttatgAGAAAATCAGTCCATCAAGTAGGTTTTGTACTTGAACTCTCTGTATGGTTTTTATTCAGATGGCCGACGCCGGCGGGATGCCACAGCTGACTCAGGTACGTCACATCAATTTAAAATAGAGTATTTGTCAATACAATTAATTTATACTGGTGAAAACTGTGCGTGTGTAAATGAAATGTGTGTCTTTACAGCCCAGCAAACTGACAGAAGCGTTTAAGTACTTCATTCAAGGCATGGGATACAGTAAGTCACCTGAGATGGGTTTTATTATTGAGAAATATCACCAAAAATGCATGAAATTGGGGCTTTTATTTCAATCACAATACACTACAATAACACTACAattcatagttttttttaaaagaaaaaataaaagaaagaaattagtacttttattcagcaagaaggccttgaattgatcaaaaatgacattaaattaattttgtaatGTCACAGAAGatgtctattttttttatttattttttttaatgctgttcattga is a genomic window of Megalobrama amblycephala isolate DHTTF-2021 linkage group LG3, ASM1881202v1, whole genome shotgun sequence containing:
- the ndrg2 gene encoding protein NDRG2; this translates as MTTEMQEIAITEEKPLLPGQSDPVKDCAEVAARILLDQGQEHSVETPHGVLHVTVHGAGNARRPAILTIHDVGMDSKSCFSTLFKFEEMQEIVKNFTVVHVDAPGQEEGAAIYPVGYQYATMDQISEMLPAVLQYFNFRTIIGVGVGAGAYILSRFTLSNPEAVEGLVLINVDTNARGWMDWAAQKLSNLTSSLSDQILSHLFSQEELSANTELIQTHKERIAKAPNLINVELFWKSYLGRRDLSIERNNTFKCPVMLVVGDQAPYEEAAVECNSKLDPTTTSFLKMADAGGMPQLTQPSKLTEAFKYFIQGMGYMASSCMTRLSRSRTTSLSSSYSMEGSRSRSRTLSQGSQGGQLPPSPSHTMEVSC